The Balaenoptera acutorostrata chromosome 10, mBalAcu1.1, whole genome shotgun sequence genome has a window encoding:
- the UCN2 gene encoding urocortin-2 yields MYLWLSVSGFLHHFVYLCLSHSLSHSFCPSDPFSAWLCLFSLSHSGSLLVPSSLFLSLSVPGLAALCLSAFPICLCPWAIADQGPCPEPVFSSQPDHTMTRWALLVLMVLTLGRTLLVPATPIPGSRLLPQNFPQGTPCPVTSESPLASTTGPSTVWGHPGPGPRITLLLDVPLGLLQILLEQARARAVREQAAANAHILAHVGRR; encoded by the coding sequence ATGTACCTGTGGCTCTCTGTCTCTGGGTTTCTCCATCACtttgtctatctctgtctctctcactcgctttctcactctttctgtccctctgaccccttctctgcctggctctgtctgttttctctgtctcactctgGCTCTCTTCTTGTCCCttcatctctgtttctgtctctctctgtccctggcCTGgctgctctctgtctctctgctttcCCCATCTGTCTCTGTCCATGGGCCATAGCTGACCAGGGCCCCTGCCCTGAACCTGTTTTCTCCTCACAGCCTGACCACACGATGACCAGGTGGGCTCTGCTGGTGCTGATGGTCCTGACATTGGGCAGGACTTTGCTTGTCCCAGCAACCCCTATCCCAGGCTCCCGGCTCCTCCCTCAGAACTTTCCCCAGGGCACTCCCTGCCCTGTGACCTCGGAGAGCCCTTTAGCCAGCACCACAGGCCCCTCCACTGTTTGGGGCCACCCTGGCCCTGGGCCCCGCATCACCCTCTTGCTGGATGTCCCCCTTGGCCTCCTGCAGATCTTACTGGAACAGGCCCGGGCCAGGGCAGTGAGGGAGCAGGCTGCTGCCAATGCCCACATCTTGGCCCACGTTGGCCGCCGCTGA
- the PFKFB4 gene encoding 6-phosphofructo-2-kinase/fructose-2,6-bisphosphatase 4 isoform X2: MNRGKEGGSSLTDPGSGSSRQVCMTNCPTLIVMVGLPARGKTYISKKLTRYLNWIGVPTREFNVGQYRRNMVKTYKSFEFFLPDNEEGLKIRKQCALAALRDVRRFLSEEGGHVAVFDATNTTRERRATIFNFGEQNGYKTFFVESICVDPEVIAANIVQVKLGSPDYVNHDSDEATEDFMRRIECYENSYESLDEDLDRDLSYIKIMDVGQSYIVNRVADHIQSRIVYYLMNIHVTPRSIYLCRHGESELNLKGRIGGDPGLSARGREFARSLAQFIRDQNIKDLKVWTSQMKRTIQTAEALGVPYEQWKVLNEIDAGVCEEMTYEEIQDHYPLEFALRDQDKYRYRYPKGESYEDLVQRLEPVIMELERQENVLVICHQAVMRCLLAYFLDKAAEQLPYLKCPLHTVLKLTPVAYGCKVESIFLNVAAVNTHRDRPQNVDISRPPEEALVTVPAHQ, from the exons ATGAACAGAGGCAAGGAAGGAGGCAGCTCCCTGACGGACCCCGGGTCAGGGAGCAGCAGGCAGG TTTGCATGACCAACTGCCCAACGCTCATTGTCATGGTGGGGCTGCCTGCCAGGGGCAAGACCTACATCTCTAAGAAGCTGACCCGCTACCTGAACTGGATTGGTGTGCCCACACGGG aatTCAACGTTGGCCAGTATCGCCGGAACATGGTCAAGACATACAAGTCTTTTGAGTTTTTCCTTCCAGACAATGAAGAGGGCCTGAAAATCAGGAA GCAGTGTGCCCTGGCAGCCCTCCGAGACGTTCGGCGGTTCCTTAGTGAGGAGGGGGGGCATGTGGCG GTTTTTGATGCAACAAATACCACCCGAGAACGGAGAGCGACCATCTTTAATTTTGGGGAACAGAACGGCTACAAG ACCTTTTTTGTTGAGTCCATCTGTGTGGATCCTGAGGTCATAGCTGCCAACATCGTG CAAGTGAAACTGGGCAGCCCTGACTACGTCAACCACGATAGCGATGAGGCCACGGAAGATTTCATGAGGCGCATCGAGTGCTATGAGAATTCGTATGAGTCGCTGGACGAGGACCTGGACAG GGATCTGTCCTACATCAAGATCATGGACGTGGGGCAGAGCTACATCGTGAACCGCGTGGCTGACCACATCCAGAGCCGCATTGTGTATTACCTCATGAACATCCATGTGACGCCCCGCTCCATCTACCTCTGCCGGCACGGGGAAAGCGAGCTCAACCTCAAGGGCCGGATTGGCGGGGACCCAGGACTGTCCGCCCGGGGCAGGGAg TTTGCCAGGAGTCTGGCCCAGTTCATCAGGGATCAGAACATCAAGGACCTAAAGGTTTGGACAAGCCAGATGAAGAGGACAATCCAGACGGCTGAGGCCCTGGGTGTGCCTTATGAGCAGTGGAAAGTTCTCAACGAGATTGATGCG GGCGTCTGTGAGGAGATGACCTACGAGGAAATTCAGGATCATTATCCACTGGAATTTGCCCTGCGAGACCAGGACAAGTACCGGTACCGGTACCCCAAGGGGGAG TCCTATGAGGACCTGGTCCAGCGACTCGAGCCTGTCATCATGGAGCTGGAGCGGCAAGAGAACGTGCTGGTCATCTGCCACCAGGCTGTGATGCGCTGCCTCCTGGCCTACTTCCTTGACAAGGCGGCAG AACAGCTGCCCTACCTCAAGTGTCCGCTGCACACGGTCCTGAAGCTGACCCCTGTGGCTTATG GTTGTAAAGTGGAGTCCATATTCCTGAATGTGGCGGCTGTGAACACGCACCGGGACAGGCCTCAG
- the PFKFB4 gene encoding 6-phosphofructo-2-kinase/fructose-2,6-bisphosphatase 4 isoform X1 encodes MASPRELTQNPLKKIWMPYSNGRPALHACQRGVCMTNCPTLIVMVGLPARGKTYISKKLTRYLNWIGVPTREFNVGQYRRNMVKTYKSFEFFLPDNEEGLKIRKQCALAALRDVRRFLSEEGGHVAVFDATNTTRERRATIFNFGEQNGYKTFFVESICVDPEVIAANIVQVKLGSPDYVNHDSDEATEDFMRRIECYENSYESLDEDLDRDLSYIKIMDVGQSYIVNRVADHIQSRIVYYLMNIHVTPRSIYLCRHGESELNLKGRIGGDPGLSARGREFARSLAQFIRDQNIKDLKVWTSQMKRTIQTAEALGVPYEQWKVLNEIDAGVCEEMTYEEIQDHYPLEFALRDQDKYRYRYPKGESYEDLVQRLEPVIMELERQENVLVICHQAVMRCLLAYFLDKAAEQLPYLKCPLHTVLKLTPVAYGCKVESIFLNVAAVNTHRDRPQNVDISRPPEEALVTVPAHQ; translated from the exons ATGGCGTCCCCACGGGAACTGACCCAGAACCCCCTGAAGAAGATCTGGATGCCGTACAGCAATGGGCGGCCTGCTCTGCACGCCTGCCAGCGCGGTG TTTGCATGACCAACTGCCCAACGCTCATTGTCATGGTGGGGCTGCCTGCCAGGGGCAAGACCTACATCTCTAAGAAGCTGACCCGCTACCTGAACTGGATTGGTGTGCCCACACGGG aatTCAACGTTGGCCAGTATCGCCGGAACATGGTCAAGACATACAAGTCTTTTGAGTTTTTCCTTCCAGACAATGAAGAGGGCCTGAAAATCAGGAA GCAGTGTGCCCTGGCAGCCCTCCGAGACGTTCGGCGGTTCCTTAGTGAGGAGGGGGGGCATGTGGCG GTTTTTGATGCAACAAATACCACCCGAGAACGGAGAGCGACCATCTTTAATTTTGGGGAACAGAACGGCTACAAG ACCTTTTTTGTTGAGTCCATCTGTGTGGATCCTGAGGTCATAGCTGCCAACATCGTG CAAGTGAAACTGGGCAGCCCTGACTACGTCAACCACGATAGCGATGAGGCCACGGAAGATTTCATGAGGCGCATCGAGTGCTATGAGAATTCGTATGAGTCGCTGGACGAGGACCTGGACAG GGATCTGTCCTACATCAAGATCATGGACGTGGGGCAGAGCTACATCGTGAACCGCGTGGCTGACCACATCCAGAGCCGCATTGTGTATTACCTCATGAACATCCATGTGACGCCCCGCTCCATCTACCTCTGCCGGCACGGGGAAAGCGAGCTCAACCTCAAGGGCCGGATTGGCGGGGACCCAGGACTGTCCGCCCGGGGCAGGGAg TTTGCCAGGAGTCTGGCCCAGTTCATCAGGGATCAGAACATCAAGGACCTAAAGGTTTGGACAAGCCAGATGAAGAGGACAATCCAGACGGCTGAGGCCCTGGGTGTGCCTTATGAGCAGTGGAAAGTTCTCAACGAGATTGATGCG GGCGTCTGTGAGGAGATGACCTACGAGGAAATTCAGGATCATTATCCACTGGAATTTGCCCTGCGAGACCAGGACAAGTACCGGTACCGGTACCCCAAGGGGGAG TCCTATGAGGACCTGGTCCAGCGACTCGAGCCTGTCATCATGGAGCTGGAGCGGCAAGAGAACGTGCTGGTCATCTGCCACCAGGCTGTGATGCGCTGCCTCCTGGCCTACTTCCTTGACAAGGCGGCAG AACAGCTGCCCTACCTCAAGTGTCCGCTGCACACGGTCCTGAAGCTGACCCCTGTGGCTTATG GTTGTAAAGTGGAGTCCATATTCCTGAATGTGGCGGCTGTGAACACGCACCGGGACAGGCCTCAG
- the PFKFB4 gene encoding 6-phosphofructo-2-kinase/fructose-2,6-bisphosphatase 4 isoform X3, protein MTGSWMTVCMTNCPTLIVMVGLPARGKTYISKKLTRYLNWIGVPTREFNVGQYRRNMVKTYKSFEFFLPDNEEGLKIRKQCALAALRDVRRFLSEEGGHVAVFDATNTTRERRATIFNFGEQNGYKTFFVESICVDPEVIAANIVQVKLGSPDYVNHDSDEATEDFMRRIECYENSYESLDEDLDRDLSYIKIMDVGQSYIVNRVADHIQSRIVYYLMNIHVTPRSIYLCRHGESELNLKGRIGGDPGLSARGREFARSLAQFIRDQNIKDLKVWTSQMKRTIQTAEALGVPYEQWKVLNEIDAGVCEEMTYEEIQDHYPLEFALRDQDKYRYRYPKGESYEDLVQRLEPVIMELERQENVLVICHQAVMRCLLAYFLDKAAEQLPYLKCPLHTVLKLTPVAYGCKVESIFLNVAAVNTHRDRPQNVDISRPPEEALVTVPAHQ, encoded by the exons ATGACGGGTTCCTGGATGACAG TTTGCATGACCAACTGCCCAACGCTCATTGTCATGGTGGGGCTGCCTGCCAGGGGCAAGACCTACATCTCTAAGAAGCTGACCCGCTACCTGAACTGGATTGGTGTGCCCACACGGG aatTCAACGTTGGCCAGTATCGCCGGAACATGGTCAAGACATACAAGTCTTTTGAGTTTTTCCTTCCAGACAATGAAGAGGGCCTGAAAATCAGGAA GCAGTGTGCCCTGGCAGCCCTCCGAGACGTTCGGCGGTTCCTTAGTGAGGAGGGGGGGCATGTGGCG GTTTTTGATGCAACAAATACCACCCGAGAACGGAGAGCGACCATCTTTAATTTTGGGGAACAGAACGGCTACAAG ACCTTTTTTGTTGAGTCCATCTGTGTGGATCCTGAGGTCATAGCTGCCAACATCGTG CAAGTGAAACTGGGCAGCCCTGACTACGTCAACCACGATAGCGATGAGGCCACGGAAGATTTCATGAGGCGCATCGAGTGCTATGAGAATTCGTATGAGTCGCTGGACGAGGACCTGGACAG GGATCTGTCCTACATCAAGATCATGGACGTGGGGCAGAGCTACATCGTGAACCGCGTGGCTGACCACATCCAGAGCCGCATTGTGTATTACCTCATGAACATCCATGTGACGCCCCGCTCCATCTACCTCTGCCGGCACGGGGAAAGCGAGCTCAACCTCAAGGGCCGGATTGGCGGGGACCCAGGACTGTCCGCCCGGGGCAGGGAg TTTGCCAGGAGTCTGGCCCAGTTCATCAGGGATCAGAACATCAAGGACCTAAAGGTTTGGACAAGCCAGATGAAGAGGACAATCCAGACGGCTGAGGCCCTGGGTGTGCCTTATGAGCAGTGGAAAGTTCTCAACGAGATTGATGCG GGCGTCTGTGAGGAGATGACCTACGAGGAAATTCAGGATCATTATCCACTGGAATTTGCCCTGCGAGACCAGGACAAGTACCGGTACCGGTACCCCAAGGGGGAG TCCTATGAGGACCTGGTCCAGCGACTCGAGCCTGTCATCATGGAGCTGGAGCGGCAAGAGAACGTGCTGGTCATCTGCCACCAGGCTGTGATGCGCTGCCTCCTGGCCTACTTCCTTGACAAGGCGGCAG AACAGCTGCCCTACCTCAAGTGTCCGCTGCACACGGTCCTGAAGCTGACCCCTGTGGCTTATG GTTGTAAAGTGGAGTCCATATTCCTGAATGTGGCGGCTGTGAACACGCACCGGGACAGGCCTCAG
- the PFKFB4 gene encoding 6-phosphofructo-2-kinase/fructose-2,6-bisphosphatase 4 isoform X4: MTNCPTLIVMVGLPARGKTYISKKLTRYLNWIGVPTREFNVGQYRRNMVKTYKSFEFFLPDNEEGLKIRKQCALAALRDVRRFLSEEGGHVAVFDATNTTRERRATIFNFGEQNGYKTFFVESICVDPEVIAANIVQVKLGSPDYVNHDSDEATEDFMRRIECYENSYESLDEDLDRDLSYIKIMDVGQSYIVNRVADHIQSRIVYYLMNIHVTPRSIYLCRHGESELNLKGRIGGDPGLSARGREFARSLAQFIRDQNIKDLKVWTSQMKRTIQTAEALGVPYEQWKVLNEIDAGVCEEMTYEEIQDHYPLEFALRDQDKYRYRYPKGESYEDLVQRLEPVIMELERQENVLVICHQAVMRCLLAYFLDKAAEQLPYLKCPLHTVLKLTPVAYGCKVESIFLNVAAVNTHRDRPQNVDISRPPEEALVTVPAHQ, from the exons ATGACCAACTGCCCAACGCTCATTGTCATGGTGGGGCTGCCTGCCAGGGGCAAGACCTACATCTCTAAGAAGCTGACCCGCTACCTGAACTGGATTGGTGTGCCCACACGGG aatTCAACGTTGGCCAGTATCGCCGGAACATGGTCAAGACATACAAGTCTTTTGAGTTTTTCCTTCCAGACAATGAAGAGGGCCTGAAAATCAGGAA GCAGTGTGCCCTGGCAGCCCTCCGAGACGTTCGGCGGTTCCTTAGTGAGGAGGGGGGGCATGTGGCG GTTTTTGATGCAACAAATACCACCCGAGAACGGAGAGCGACCATCTTTAATTTTGGGGAACAGAACGGCTACAAG ACCTTTTTTGTTGAGTCCATCTGTGTGGATCCTGAGGTCATAGCTGCCAACATCGTG CAAGTGAAACTGGGCAGCCCTGACTACGTCAACCACGATAGCGATGAGGCCACGGAAGATTTCATGAGGCGCATCGAGTGCTATGAGAATTCGTATGAGTCGCTGGACGAGGACCTGGACAG GGATCTGTCCTACATCAAGATCATGGACGTGGGGCAGAGCTACATCGTGAACCGCGTGGCTGACCACATCCAGAGCCGCATTGTGTATTACCTCATGAACATCCATGTGACGCCCCGCTCCATCTACCTCTGCCGGCACGGGGAAAGCGAGCTCAACCTCAAGGGCCGGATTGGCGGGGACCCAGGACTGTCCGCCCGGGGCAGGGAg TTTGCCAGGAGTCTGGCCCAGTTCATCAGGGATCAGAACATCAAGGACCTAAAGGTTTGGACAAGCCAGATGAAGAGGACAATCCAGACGGCTGAGGCCCTGGGTGTGCCTTATGAGCAGTGGAAAGTTCTCAACGAGATTGATGCG GGCGTCTGTGAGGAGATGACCTACGAGGAAATTCAGGATCATTATCCACTGGAATTTGCCCTGCGAGACCAGGACAAGTACCGGTACCGGTACCCCAAGGGGGAG TCCTATGAGGACCTGGTCCAGCGACTCGAGCCTGTCATCATGGAGCTGGAGCGGCAAGAGAACGTGCTGGTCATCTGCCACCAGGCTGTGATGCGCTGCCTCCTGGCCTACTTCCTTGACAAGGCGGCAG AACAGCTGCCCTACCTCAAGTGTCCGCTGCACACGGTCCTGAAGCTGACCCCTGTGGCTTATG GTTGTAAAGTGGAGTCCATATTCCTGAATGTGGCGGCTGTGAACACGCACCGGGACAGGCCTCAG
- the PFKFB4 gene encoding 6-phosphofructo-2-kinase/fructose-2,6-bisphosphatase 4 isoform X5, whose protein sequence is MRRIECYENSYESLDEDLDRDLSYIKIMDVGQSYIVNRVADHIQSRIVYYLMNIHVTPRSIYLCRHGESELNLKGRIGGDPGLSARGREFARSLAQFIRDQNIKDLKVWTSQMKRTIQTAEALGVPYEQWKVLNEIDAGVCEEMTYEEIQDHYPLEFALRDQDKYRYRYPKGESYEDLVQRLEPVIMELERQENVLVICHQAVMRCLLAYFLDKAAEQLPYLKCPLHTVLKLTPVAYGCKVESIFLNVAAVNTHRDRPQNVDISRPPEEALVTVPAHQ, encoded by the exons ATGAGGCGCATCGAGTGCTATGAGAATTCGTATGAGTCGCTGGACGAGGACCTGGACAG GGATCTGTCCTACATCAAGATCATGGACGTGGGGCAGAGCTACATCGTGAACCGCGTGGCTGACCACATCCAGAGCCGCATTGTGTATTACCTCATGAACATCCATGTGACGCCCCGCTCCATCTACCTCTGCCGGCACGGGGAAAGCGAGCTCAACCTCAAGGGCCGGATTGGCGGGGACCCAGGACTGTCCGCCCGGGGCAGGGAg TTTGCCAGGAGTCTGGCCCAGTTCATCAGGGATCAGAACATCAAGGACCTAAAGGTTTGGACAAGCCAGATGAAGAGGACAATCCAGACGGCTGAGGCCCTGGGTGTGCCTTATGAGCAGTGGAAAGTTCTCAACGAGATTGATGCG GGCGTCTGTGAGGAGATGACCTACGAGGAAATTCAGGATCATTATCCACTGGAATTTGCCCTGCGAGACCAGGACAAGTACCGGTACCGGTACCCCAAGGGGGAG TCCTATGAGGACCTGGTCCAGCGACTCGAGCCTGTCATCATGGAGCTGGAGCGGCAAGAGAACGTGCTGGTCATCTGCCACCAGGCTGTGATGCGCTGCCTCCTGGCCTACTTCCTTGACAAGGCGGCAG AACAGCTGCCCTACCTCAAGTGTCCGCTGCACACGGTCCTGAAGCTGACCCCTGTGGCTTATG GTTGTAAAGTGGAGTCCATATTCCTGAATGTGGCGGCTGTGAACACGCACCGGGACAGGCCTCAG